The following proteins come from a genomic window of Actinopolyspora saharensis:
- a CDS encoding class I SAM-dependent methyltransferase: MCPPAAAENGRHQLDPVALSVARYSEHAADYAHQHAGKMRDRVERFTAALPDAATILDAGCGPGRDLARFTAAGHLAQGIDLNPEFASMANACAPTLLGDLREVGSLFAAETFDGIWACACLVHLPTADTRDVLGQFATLLRPAGKLYACVKAVGETGWLDEPDARRWYTVWTPERFTEAVRQAGFDVDGTTTDVFVEVWASRSG; the protein is encoded by the coding sequence ATGTGCCCACCCGCTGCTGCCGAAAACGGGCGACACCAGCTCGATCCGGTCGCGCTGTCCGTGGCACGTTACAGCGAACACGCCGCCGACTACGCGCACCAACACGCGGGCAAGATGCGCGATCGGGTCGAGCGCTTCACCGCCGCACTGCCCGACGCGGCGACGATCCTCGACGCGGGGTGCGGACCGGGGCGTGATCTCGCCCGGTTCACCGCCGCAGGGCACCTCGCCCAGGGGATCGACCTGAACCCGGAGTTCGCGTCCATGGCCAACGCCTGCGCGCCCACGCTGCTCGGCGACCTCCGCGAGGTCGGATCCCTGTTCGCGGCCGAGACGTTCGACGGGATCTGGGCGTGTGCCTGCCTGGTGCATCTGCCCACAGCGGACACGCGGGACGTGCTCGGCCAGTTCGCCACGCTGCTGCGTCCGGCGGGCAAGCTCTACGCCTGCGTCAAGGCCGTCGGCGAGACCGGGTGGCTCGACGAACCCGACGCCCGCCGCTGGTACACCGTCTGGACTCCGGAGAGGTTCACCGAGGCGGTGCGGCAGGCCGGCTTCGACGTCGACGGGACCACCACGGACGTGTTCGTGGAAGTGTGGGCCAGCCGGTCCGGTTGA
- a CDS encoding cation transporter, which yields MSEPTRSRQDPPVEQHCDDGCCAPTGAAPQAQREEPGQRRRAVLIRWLRLLVAATISYNVIEAIVAIGSGVAASSAALIGFGLDSVVEVASAAAVAWQFSARQEQVRRLRERRALRIIAVSFFALAAYVTVEAVRTLAGSGDPAPSTVGVVLAALSLVIMPVLSLSQRRIGGKLGSASAVADSKQTLLCTYLSGVLLLGLLLNGLFGWSWADPVVALVIAVVAVQEGREAWSGDNCCAPGGLALATSGEEPHDDCCE from the coding sequence ATGAGCGAGCCCACGCGGTCCCGCCAGGACCCGCCGGTCGAGCAGCACTGCGACGACGGGTGCTGCGCTCCGACCGGGGCGGCACCGCAGGCCCAGCGGGAGGAGCCGGGGCAGCGGCGCCGGGCGGTGCTGATCCGCTGGCTGCGGCTGCTGGTGGCGGCCACGATCTCCTACAACGTGATCGAGGCGATCGTGGCGATCGGCTCCGGAGTGGCGGCCTCCTCGGCGGCGCTGATCGGTTTCGGGCTGGACTCGGTGGTCGAGGTGGCCTCGGCAGCGGCCGTGGCCTGGCAGTTCTCGGCCCGGCAGGAGCAGGTGCGCCGGCTCCGGGAGCGGCGGGCGCTGCGGATCATCGCGGTCTCGTTCTTCGCGCTGGCCGCCTACGTGACCGTCGAGGCGGTCCGCACCCTGGCGGGGAGCGGGGATCCCGCGCCGTCGACGGTGGGGGTCGTGCTGGCCGCGCTGTCGCTGGTCATCATGCCGGTGTTGTCGCTGTCCCAGCGCCGCATCGGCGGCAAGCTGGGCTCGGCCAGCGCCGTGGCCGACTCCAAGCAGACCCTGCTGTGCACCTACCTGTCCGGGGTGCTGCTGCTGGGGCTGCTGCTGAACGGCCTGTTCGGCTGGTCCTGGGCCGATCCGGTGGTGGCTCTGGTCATCGCGGTCGTGGCCGTGCAGGAGGGCCGCGAGGCCTGGAGTGGTGACAACTGCTGCGCCCCGGGCGGGCTGGCCCTGGCCACCTCGGGCGAGGAACCGCACGACGACTGCTGCGAGTGA
- the cmtR gene encoding Cd(II)/Pb(II)-sensing metalloregulatory transcriptional regulator CmtR has product MLKSETQEQALARLGRALVDPTRCRILTALLDGTNYPGQLAERLELSRSKVSNHLACLRGCGLVVAVSEGRRVRYEIADAHLAAALRELVKVVLAVEPEEACVDDERDSAESSDVTWEVVSS; this is encoded by the coding sequence GTGCTCAAGAGCGAGACTCAGGAACAGGCGCTGGCCAGGCTGGGGCGCGCGTTGGTCGACCCGACGCGTTGCCGCATCCTGACCGCGCTGCTGGACGGGACGAACTATCCGGGGCAGCTGGCCGAGCGGCTCGAGTTGTCCCGCTCGAAGGTGTCCAACCACTTGGCGTGCCTGCGGGGCTGCGGTCTGGTGGTGGCCGTTTCCGAGGGGCGCCGGGTGCGCTACGAGATCGCGGACGCGCACCTGGCCGCGGCGTTGCGGGAACTGGTCAAAGTGGTGCTGGCCGTCGAACCGGAGGAGGCCTGCGTCGACGACGAGCGCGACTCCGCGGAGTCCTCGGACGTGACCTGGGAGGTGGTCTCCTCATGA
- a CDS encoding DinB family protein: protein MNSIERPAPPMNADERAVLEGWLDFHRATLETKCAGVDDTQAATASVPPSGITLTGLVQHMAEVERNWFRRVLAGEQAPPIHDSRADPHGTEGGFELAEGASLHEALSTWKAEVVGARECCADRALAETGHFAGQEVSLRWIYVHMIEEYARHNGHADLVRERIDGTTGV from the coding sequence ATGAATAGCATCGAACGTCCAGCGCCGCCCATGAACGCCGACGAGCGCGCCGTGCTCGAAGGCTGGCTCGACTTCCACCGGGCCACCCTCGAGACGAAGTGCGCGGGGGTGGACGACACGCAGGCCGCCACCGCCTCCGTGCCGCCGTCCGGGATCACGCTGACCGGCCTGGTCCAGCACATGGCCGAGGTGGAGCGCAACTGGTTCCGCCGGGTCCTGGCCGGCGAGCAGGCGCCGCCCATCCACGATTCGCGGGCCGACCCCCACGGCACCGAGGGTGGTTTCGAACTGGCCGAGGGGGCGAGCCTGCACGAGGCGCTGAGCACCTGGAAAGCGGAGGTCGTCGGTGCTCGTGAGTGCTGCGCCGACCGTGCCCTGGCCGAGACCGGTCATTTCGCGGGGCAGGAGGTCAGCCTCCGCTGGATCTACGTCCACATGATCGAGGAGTACGCGCGGCACAACGGCCACGCGGATCTGGTCCGGGAGCGCATCGACGGCACGACCGGTGTCTAG
- the bla gene encoding class A beta-lactamase, with the protein MLVRRFQRVGIALLALFALVGCAGVEASPPKAEARTSSAEAKDRFAGLEQRFDARLGVYAVDTATGEEVTHRADERFAHASTYKALSAGVVLRRNSIGGLNRRIHYSRSDLVTYSPITKKHVDTGMTLRAVLDAAIRYSDNTAANLLFREIGGPAALQAALRGIGDTTIHVDRTEPELNRRSAPDDIRDTSTPRAMAETLRKFTVGDVLAPDKRAILNEMLRTAKLTGDLVRAGVPSGWEVGDKSGAAEYGTRNDIAVIRPPGRAPVVLAVMSDRQSRDAEYDDALIAQAARQVVDVLR; encoded by the coding sequence GTGCTCGTACGTCGTTTCCAGCGGGTGGGCATCGCCCTGCTGGCTCTGTTCGCGCTGGTGGGGTGTGCCGGGGTCGAGGCCTCGCCCCCGAAGGCGGAGGCGCGTACCTCCTCCGCCGAGGCCAAGGATCGGTTCGCCGGGTTGGAGCAGCGGTTCGACGCCCGGCTCGGGGTGTACGCGGTGGACACCGCCACGGGTGAGGAGGTGACTCATCGGGCTGACGAGCGCTTCGCGCACGCCTCCACGTACAAGGCGCTGTCGGCGGGGGTGGTGCTGCGGCGCAACTCGATCGGTGGGCTGAACCGGCGGATCCACTACAGCCGGAGCGATCTGGTGACTTATTCACCGATCACGAAGAAGCACGTCGACACGGGGATGACGTTGCGCGCGGTGCTAGACGCCGCCATCCGCTACAGCGACAACACCGCCGCGAACCTGCTGTTCCGCGAGATCGGCGGCCCCGCCGCTCTGCAGGCCGCGTTGCGCGGGATCGGGGACACGACCATCCACGTCGACCGCACCGAACCCGAACTCAACCGCCGGTCCGCTCCGGACGACATCCGCGACACCAGCACTCCGCGGGCCATGGCCGAGACCCTGCGGAAGTTCACCGTCGGGGACGTGCTGGCGCCGGACAAGCGCGCGATCCTCAACGAGATGCTGCGCACCGCCAAGCTGACGGGGGATCTGGTCCGGGCCGGTGTTCCCTCCGGCTGGGAGGTCGGGGACAAGTCCGGGGCCGCCGAGTACGGGACCCGCAACGACATCGCCGTCATCAGGCCGCCGGGGCGGGCCCCGGTCGTGCTCGCGGTCATGTCGGACCGGCAGAGCAGGGACGCCGAGTACGACGACGCGCTCATCGCGCAGGCGGCCCGGCAGGTCGTCGACGTCCTGCGTTGA
- a CDS encoding LysR family transcriptional regulator gives MDLVDGCRAFVNVSELGSFTRGSAAAGIAQPVASRRIAALENHLGERLFDRSTRRAHLTPFGRDMLPWARRMVRLADAMDHAAQRARQRPLRMAVPAYCTTRDLAELDAEARSCDLVLEFRPAEPGERLDLLHTHDVRAALTAVPPDEAHWTVTLGLGSAVNLRPGAVHLETLRIGRTGSTPRRRVWIQPEDDLPHIRDRLTRLRDSLGLRPSQVAVADSLTSAVGEVLGSADLLLCSAAQAEEFELQWRPLAEIRLTRGFTIAADVGDDAERLRTLLWPGIARCLGGDPNP, from the coding sequence GTGGATCTCGTCGATGGCTGCAGGGCGTTCGTCAACGTCAGCGAACTCGGCAGCTTCACCCGCGGATCAGCCGCGGCCGGCATCGCACAGCCGGTGGCCAGCCGCCGGATCGCCGCGCTGGAGAACCACCTCGGTGAACGGCTGTTCGACCGCTCGACCCGGCGAGCACACCTCACCCCCTTCGGCAGGGACATGCTGCCGTGGGCACGGCGGATGGTGCGGCTCGCCGACGCGATGGACCACGCCGCCCAACGCGCCCGACAACGCCCGCTGCGGATGGCGGTACCCGCGTACTGCACCACCCGCGACCTCGCCGAACTCGACGCCGAGGCCCGCTCGTGCGACCTCGTCCTCGAGTTCCGCCCCGCCGAACCGGGCGAACGCCTCGACCTGCTGCACACCCACGACGTGCGCGCCGCCCTCACCGCGGTGCCGCCCGACGAAGCACACTGGACGGTGACGCTGGGCCTGGGCAGCGCGGTGAACCTGCGCCCCGGCGCCGTGCACCTGGAAACACTGCGCATCGGCCGCACCGGAAGCACACCGCGCCGTCGGGTGTGGATCCAGCCCGAGGACGACCTCCCCCACATCCGGGACCGGCTGACCCGCCTGCGGGACTCCCTGGGGCTGCGCCCCTCCCAAGTCGCCGTGGCCGACTCGCTGACCTCGGCCGTCGGCGAAGTGCTCGGCTCCGCGGACCTGCTGCTGTGCTCAGCCGCCCAAGCCGAGGAGTTCGAGCTGCAGTGGCGCCCCCTCGCCGAGATCCGCCTCACCCGCGGCTTCACCATCGCGGCCGACGTCGGCGACGACGCCGAACGCCTCCGCACCCTGCTGTGGCCGGGCATCGCGCGCTGCCTCGGCGGTGACCCGAACCCATGA
- a CDS encoding serine hydrolase, with product MPAEKLTSGLVAELEDGGLRGSFLVRDLSSGNEIGIEPDLAFPVASLIKVPLATTTLDRIHRGELDGSRRLEVQPGRVTTPGPTGLTRFQHPAQVSIDDLLYLSMAISDNVAADALFDLTPPAAVTNALRAWGLNGITARHRLGDLADTPQERLEPDKAHLAHSLAIGAGTAGRGHEIAQLDVTRANSGSARSFVDLLQALWTPSNIDHAVAARARELMGSNLLRQRLAPDFSSDASTWSSKTGTLLNLRHEIGVVEHADGQCFAIAALTESRVPAATQPEAEILMARVARTLRDHLRR from the coding sequence GTGCCCGCCGAAAAGCTGACCAGCGGACTCGTCGCCGAACTCGAGGACGGCGGGCTGCGCGGATCGTTCCTGGTGCGCGACCTGAGCTCCGGCAACGAGATCGGCATCGAGCCGGACCTGGCCTTCCCCGTCGCCTCGCTGATCAAAGTGCCGCTGGCCACCACCACGCTCGACCGGATCCACCGCGGCGAACTCGACGGGTCCCGGCGGTTGGAAGTGCAACCCGGCCGCGTCACCACACCCGGACCGACCGGGCTGACCAGATTCCAGCACCCCGCGCAGGTGTCCATCGACGACCTGCTGTACCTGAGCATGGCGATCAGCGACAACGTGGCCGCCGACGCGCTGTTCGACCTCACCCCGCCCGCCGCGGTCACCAACGCGCTGCGGGCCTGGGGGCTGAACGGCATCACCGCCCGACACCGGCTCGGCGACCTCGCCGACACGCCCCAGGAACGGCTCGAACCGGACAAGGCCCACCTGGCCCACTCGCTGGCCATCGGAGCCGGAACCGCCGGACGCGGCCACGAGATCGCCCAACTCGACGTCACCCGGGCGAACTCCGGCTCGGCCCGCTCCTTCGTCGACCTGCTGCAAGCACTGTGGACACCGTCGAACATCGACCACGCCGTCGCCGCGCGAGCACGCGAGCTCATGGGCAGCAATCTGCTGCGGCAACGCCTGGCCCCCGACTTCAGCTCCGATGCCTCGACGTGGTCGTCCAAGACCGGCACGCTGCTGAACCTGCGCCACGAGATCGGAGTCGTCGAACACGCCGACGGGCAGTGCTTCGCCATCGCCGCGCTGACCGAATCGCGCGTTCCCGCCGCGACCCAACCGGAAGCCGAAATACTGATGGCGCGGGTCGCGCGCACGCTGCGCGACCACCTGCGCCGCTGA
- a CDS encoding Tn3 family transposase encodes MPVEFLTDEQVARFGRFADQAPSQAELERFFFLDDADRALVRRHRGQHNRLGFSLQLGTVRYLGTFLPDPLEVPTEVVDFLASQLEIADPSCVKSYAQRQATQWEHAAEIRSECGYRDFADATDEVAEFVSARAWTRVESAKALFEAVAAWLRANRVLLPGASVLARLVSEHREQASQQLYAALHQAAAEADAELPHRLTGLLAVPESSRFSELERLRRGPTRVSGRSVTEALHRASELSGIGAGAVDVSAVPANRLEALARDGLSAKAQAIARREAPRRTATLVAAVRSLSASAVDDALDVFSVLMNTKLIKAAERTSRETKLARLPKLTQASATLASAFRVLEDMREAADQGGGGEHVVLDVSAVWAAIEEVVPRTRLAAAMDTVEELAPPEADDDAAWRAELVSRWSTVRPFLPLLAEVIPFGATPHGQPVLQAVRELPELIGRKKVRVSEIREEVVTGSWRKLVTSGEGVEPGCVDKHAYALCVLEALHRALRHREVFATDSQRWGDPRARLLDGAAWDRIRPSVLTGLKLPEDVGAHLDEQAAALDVAWRHLGTRLSATAGQGRVRVEPGRDGRAQVRVDALEKLEEPPSLVALWELTERMLPEVDLPDLLLEIHARTGFLSEFTHASGGESRMEDAELSLAAVLVAEATNVGYKPVARSRHRALNRARLSHVEQNYLRAETLKAANARLIEAQAEIGLAGLWGGGMVASVDGLRFVVPGNTVYAGHNPRYFGRRRGATWLNAINDQVAGIGATVVPGTQRDSLYQLDVLLNPDHGQRPELVTSDTAGYSDMVFGLYRICGMAYAPRLASLSDSRFWRLDAHADYGAANDLARHRITPERIRAHWSEMLRVASSLVTGTVRAYDLIRALGRDGNPTPLGQAFVEYGRIAKTLHLLAVCDPDDDSYQRALNAQLNTTESRHRLARKICFGSRGELRQSYQEGMEDQLGALGLVLNAVVLWNTTYLDAALGQLREQGYPVDDADAARLSPLGDTHLNVHGTYTFPPTSSGELRPLRDLNELVKVDGL; translated from the coding sequence GTGCCGGTGGAGTTCTTGACCGATGAGCAGGTGGCCCGGTTCGGGCGGTTCGCTGACCAGGCACCGTCGCAGGCAGAGTTAGAGCGGTTCTTCTTCCTCGACGATGCCGATCGTGCGCTGGTCCGGCGGCATCGCGGGCAGCACAACCGGCTGGGGTTCAGTCTCCAGTTGGGCACGGTGCGGTATCTGGGGACGTTTTTGCCGGATCCGTTGGAGGTGCCCACCGAGGTGGTGGACTTCCTGGCGTCCCAGTTGGAGATTGCTGACCCGTCGTGTGTGAAGTCCTATGCGCAGCGGCAGGCCACCCAGTGGGAGCACGCTGCGGAGATCCGCAGCGAGTGCGGCTACCGCGACTTCGCCGACGCCACCGACGAGGTCGCGGAGTTTGTGTCGGCGCGGGCGTGGACGCGGGTGGAGTCGGCGAAGGCGTTGTTCGAGGCCGTGGCGGCGTGGCTGCGGGCGAACCGGGTGCTGTTGCCGGGCGCGAGTGTGCTGGCGCGGTTGGTGTCTGAGCACCGCGAGCAGGCGAGCCAGCAGCTGTATGCCGCGCTGCACCAGGCGGCGGCCGAGGCGGATGCCGAACTGCCGCATCGGTTGACGGGGTTGTTGGCGGTGCCGGAGAGCTCGCGATTCTCCGAGCTGGAGCGGTTGCGGCGCGGGCCGACGCGAGTGTCGGGGCGGTCGGTGACTGAGGCGTTGCATCGGGCCTCGGAGTTGTCCGGGATCGGCGCGGGGGCGGTGGATGTCTCGGCGGTGCCGGCGAACCGGCTGGAGGCGCTGGCCCGCGACGGGCTGTCGGCCAAGGCCCAGGCCATCGCGCGTCGTGAGGCGCCGCGGCGGACGGCCACGCTGGTCGCGGCGGTGCGCAGCCTGTCGGCCTCGGCGGTCGACGATGCGCTGGATGTGTTCTCCGTACTCATGAACACCAAGCTGATCAAGGCCGCCGAGCGCACCAGTCGCGAGACGAAACTGGCCCGGCTGCCGAAACTTACCCAGGCGTCGGCGACGTTGGCCTCGGCGTTTCGAGTGTTGGAGGACATGCGGGAAGCCGCCGACCAGGGCGGTGGCGGTGAGCATGTGGTGCTGGATGTGTCCGCTGTATGGGCAGCGATCGAGGAGGTCGTGCCGCGCACGCGGCTGGCGGCGGCGATGGACACCGTCGAGGAGCTGGCCCCACCGGAGGCCGACGACGATGCCGCCTGGCGGGCCGAGCTGGTCTCGCGGTGGTCCACGGTGCGCCCGTTTCTGCCGCTGTTGGCCGAGGTGATTCCGTTCGGTGCGACCCCGCATGGCCAGCCGGTGCTTCAGGCGGTGCGCGAGTTGCCGGAGCTGATCGGTCGTAAGAAGGTCCGGGTCAGTGAGATCCGCGAAGAGGTGGTGACCGGCTCGTGGCGCAAGCTCGTGACCAGTGGCGAGGGAGTCGAACCGGGGTGTGTGGACAAGCACGCCTACGCGCTGTGTGTGCTGGAGGCGCTGCACCGGGCGCTGCGGCACCGCGAGGTCTTCGCGACCGATTCGCAGCGGTGGGGTGATCCCCGCGCTCGGCTGCTGGACGGGGCCGCGTGGGATCGGATTCGGCCGAGTGTGCTGACCGGACTCAAGCTGCCTGAGGATGTCGGAGCGCACCTGGACGAGCAGGCCGCGGCGTTGGATGTGGCGTGGCGGCACTTGGGCACGCGCTTGTCAGCCACTGCCGGCCAGGGGCGGGTGCGCGTCGAGCCGGGCCGAGATGGGCGGGCTCAGGTGCGGGTGGACGCGCTGGAGAAGTTGGAGGAGCCGCCGTCGCTGGTGGCGTTGTGGGAGTTGACCGAGCGGATGCTGCCCGAGGTGGATCTGCCGGATCTGCTGTTGGAAATCCATGCCCGCACCGGGTTCTTGTCCGAGTTCACCCACGCCTCCGGCGGCGAGTCCCGCATGGAGGATGCGGAGTTGTCGCTGGCGGCGGTGCTGGTGGCTGAGGCCACCAACGTCGGCTACAAACCCGTGGCGCGGTCGCGGCATCGGGCGCTGAACCGGGCACGGCTGTCGCACGTGGAGCAGAACTACCTGCGGGCCGAGACGCTGAAAGCGGCCAATGCGCGGCTGATTGAAGCTCAGGCCGAGATCGGCCTGGCCGGGCTTTGGGGCGGCGGCATGGTCGCGTCGGTGGATGGGCTGCGGTTCGTGGTGCCAGGCAACACGGTCTACGCCGGGCACAACCCGCGGTATTTCGGCCGTCGGCGTGGGGCGACCTGGTTGAACGCGATCAACGACCAGGTCGCCGGCATCGGCGCCACGGTGGTGCCGGGTACGCAGCGGGATTCGCTGTATCAGTTGGACGTGCTGCTCAACCCCGATCACGGCCAACGCCCGGAGCTGGTCACCTCTGACACGGCGGGGTATTCGGACATGGTCTTCGGGCTGTACCGGATCTGCGGCATGGCCTACGCGCCGCGGCTGGCCAGCCTGTCCGATAGCCGGTTTTGGCGCTTGGACGCGCACGCGGACTACGGCGCGGCGAACGATCTGGCCCGGCACCGGATCACACCGGAGCGCATCCGCGCGCACTGGTCGGAGATGCTACGGGTGGCCAGCTCGCTGGTCACCGGCACCGTGCGCGCCTACGACCTCATCCGCGCTCTGGGCCGCGACGGCAACCCCACCCCACTGGGCCAAGCCTTCGTCGAGTACGGCCGCATCGCCAAAACGCTGCACCTACTGGCAGTGTGCGATCCGGACGACGACAGCTACCAGCGGGCGCTGAACGCCCAGCTCAACACCACTGAGTCCCGCCACCGGCTGGCCCGCAAAATCTGCTTCGGCTCCCGCGGCGAGCTGCGCCAGAGCTATCAGGAAGGCATGGAAGACCAACTCGGTGCGCTGGGCTTGGTGCTCAACGCCGTGGTGCTGTGGAACACAACCTATCTTGACGCGGCCCTCGGCCAGCTGCGCGAACAAGGCTATCCCGTCGACGACGCCGACGCGGCCCGTCTGTCCCCGCTGGGCGATACGCACCTCAATGTCCACGGAACCTACACGTTCCCCCCGACATCGTCGGGTGAGCTGCGTCCACTGCGGGATCTTAATGAGCTCGTCAAGGTAGACGGGCTATAG
- a CDS encoding potassium/proton antiporter, giving the protein MSLQQLYVVLLAGTGVLLVSIVATRLAARVGLPALLLFLLVGVALGEDGIGLEFDDAQLAQNLGTAALAVILVEGGLTTDWSDIRRLLAPAGILATVGVGISTVVTAAGAHLLLGMSWQLSLLLGAIVSSTDAAAVFSILRVLPLPKRVAGLLEAESGFNDAPTVILVLLFSATPLDIAPAQIASSLAYQLVVGAIIGLGLGRLGAMALPRVALPASGLYPLATVGLGIAAFAAAGVAQASGFLAAYLTSVTLANSGLSHRAATRSFAEGLGWLAQIGLFVLLGLLVTPSELGGEILPALGVGLVLLLLARPLSVVISLAGFRLPWREHAFLSWAGLRGAVPIVLATFPIVSGVPGSDRLLDLVFVLVMIFTLIQGPSLRPLAHRLRLIPRETTREVQIEAAPLEIIDAELLTLTVPEDSRLHHSTPTGLRLPDPSAITLIIRRGHAFVPQPSTWIEADDELLIVTTSARRASTERRLRAVSRSGTLADWFGDTGAPA; this is encoded by the coding sequence ATGAGTCTGCAGCAGCTGTACGTGGTGCTGCTGGCAGGTACCGGTGTGCTGCTGGTCAGCATCGTCGCGACCCGTCTCGCCGCGCGGGTGGGGCTGCCGGCCCTGTTGTTGTTCCTGCTGGTCGGAGTCGCGCTCGGTGAGGACGGCATCGGACTGGAGTTCGACGACGCCCAGTTGGCGCAGAACCTGGGCACGGCCGCTCTGGCCGTCATCCTCGTCGAGGGCGGACTGACGACCGACTGGTCCGACATCCGCCGCCTGCTGGCTCCGGCAGGGATTCTAGCCACCGTTGGTGTCGGCATCAGCACCGTGGTCACAGCGGCGGGGGCGCACCTGCTGTTAGGAATGTCCTGGCAGTTGTCCCTGCTGCTGGGCGCGATCGTGTCCTCCACCGACGCGGCGGCCGTCTTCTCGATCCTGCGGGTGCTGCCGCTGCCGAAACGCGTGGCCGGGCTGTTGGAAGCCGAATCCGGCTTCAATGATGCCCCGACCGTGATCCTGGTGCTGTTGTTCAGCGCCACGCCGCTCGATATCGCTCCGGCCCAGATCGCGAGCAGCCTGGCCTACCAACTCGTCGTCGGAGCCATCATCGGGCTCGGACTGGGAAGACTCGGTGCCATGGCGCTGCCGCGCGTGGCGCTGCCAGCCTCGGGACTGTACCCCCTGGCCACCGTCGGGCTGGGCATCGCCGCTTTCGCCGCGGCCGGGGTGGCCCAAGCCAGCGGATTCCTCGCCGCCTACCTCACCAGCGTCACCCTGGCCAACTCCGGATTGTCCCACCGCGCGGCCACCCGCTCCTTCGCCGAAGGGCTGGGGTGGCTGGCCCAAATCGGCCTGTTCGTGCTGCTGGGACTGCTGGTCACCCCCAGCGAACTCGGCGGCGAGATCCTGCCCGCCCTCGGGGTGGGCCTCGTGCTGCTGTTGCTGGCACGGCCTCTGTCGGTGGTGATCAGCCTGGCCGGTTTCCGTCTCCCGTGGCGGGAACACGCCTTTCTGTCCTGGGCGGGACTACGCGGAGCCGTACCCATCGTGCTGGCCACCTTCCCCATCGTGTCCGGGGTGCCCGGCAGCGACCGGCTGCTCGACCTCGTGTTCGTGCTGGTGATGATCTTCACCCTCATCCAGGGCCCCAGCCTGCGCCCCCTGGCCCACCGGCTACGGCTGATCCCGCGCGAAACCACCCGCGAGGTCCAGATCGAAGCCGCCCCGCTGGAAATCATCGACGCCGAACTACTGACCCTGACCGTGCCGGAAGACTCGCGGCTGCATCACAGCACCCCCACCGGTCTCCGGCTGCCGGACCCCAGCGCCATCACCCTGATCATCCGCCGCGGCCACGCCTTCGTCCCCCAGCCGAGCACCTGGATCGAAGCCGACGACGAACTGCTCATCGTCACCACCTCGGCCCGCCGCGCGAGCACCGAACGCCGTTTGCGTGCCGTCAGCCGCAGCGGCACACTCGCCGACTGGTTCGGCGACACCGGCGCCCCCGCCTAA
- a CDS encoding tyrosine-type recombinase/integrase produces MPATTSQAHRDSSPHELVLAAYRAALAGAELSEQARRAYASRVAGFLDWLTSTTTLAPEAGDPLAEPRARDMAVRSYRTYLAGERAAKSNTINAALTALDHFYAHHLGLGTPHVRREQQPASTPEPLDGDEQRRFLRAVTAHPCPRERAIALMLLRTGLRTEELAHLDHTDLAVSGTSSTVRVRPQPHWNPSTRRELPLPGSARAAVTAWLTERSRWPHATDTPALWLNRHGGRLSVRSINTIIRELAVAADLVHTTGPEAGKARVHPHTLRHTFGLHLARNGLDTATIATLMGHAKLSSARIYTRPAAEQPPRTTA; encoded by the coding sequence GTGCCTGCCACCACATCGCAAGCACACCGCGACAGCTCGCCCCACGAGCTCGTATTGGCCGCCTACCGGGCCGCACTGGCTGGTGCGGAACTGTCCGAGCAGGCCCGGCGCGCCTACGCCTCACGGGTAGCCGGATTCCTCGACTGGCTCACCTCGACCACGACGCTCGCGCCCGAAGCGGGCGACCCGCTGGCCGAGCCCCGCGCCCGCGACATGGCCGTGCGCTCCTACCGCACCTACCTCGCAGGCGAGCGCGCCGCGAAATCCAACACGATCAACGCGGCACTGACCGCGCTGGACCACTTCTACGCCCACCACCTCGGCCTGGGAACACCCCACGTTCGCCGGGAACAACAGCCCGCGAGCACGCCGGAGCCCCTCGACGGGGACGAGCAGCGCCGGTTCCTGCGGGCCGTGACCGCCCACCCCTGCCCACGAGAACGGGCGATCGCACTGATGCTGCTACGCACCGGACTGCGCACCGAGGAACTCGCCCACCTCGACCACACCGACCTAGCAGTGTCCGGAACCTCCAGCACGGTGCGAGTGCGCCCCCAACCCCACTGGAATCCCAGCACCCGCCGCGAACTACCGCTGCCCGGATCCGCCCGCGCTGCGGTGACCGCCTGGTTGACCGAACGCTCCCGCTGGCCCCATGCCACCGACACCCCAGCGCTATGGCTCAACCGACACGGCGGCCGACTAAGCGTGCGCAGCATCAACACCATCATCCGCGAACTCGCCGTAGCCGCCGACCTCGTCCACACCACCGGCCCCGAAGCAGGCAAAGCACGCGTGCACCCGCACACACTGCGCCACACCTTCGGGCTCCACCTCGCCCGCAACGGCCTCGACACGGCCACCATCGCCACGCTGATGGGACACGCCAAACTCAGCTCCGCCCGCATCTACACACGACCGGCCGCCGAACAACCACCGCGGACCACCGCGTAA